In Pectobacterium brasiliense, a single genomic region encodes these proteins:
- the ppx gene encoding exopolyphosphatase, which produces MPLTNNEKTEIKPQEFAAIDLGSNSFHMVIARVVNGALQVLGRLKQRVHLADGLDSKNVLSEEAIQRGLSCLALFAERLQGFPAMNVSIVGTHALRQAVNAQEFLRRAADIIPYPIEIISGHEEARLIFMGVEHTQPEKGRKLVIDIGGGSTELVIGEDFEPMLVESRRMGCVSFAQQFFPNGEISEANFKRARLAAAQKLETLSWEYRIYGWKFALGASGTIKATHEILVEMGEKDGLITPERLEMLRTQILQFKHFKALSLPGLSEDRQSVLVPGLAILCGIFDALAIKELRLSDGALREGVLYEMEGRFRHQDIRIRTAQSLATHYNIDREQARRVRETTQQLYAQWAEQNPNLVHPQLEAILNWASMLHEVGLGINHSGMHRHSAYILQNTNLPGFNQEQQLVLSMIVRLHRKAIKLEELPRLNLFKKKQYLPMVQLLRLATLLNNQRQATTTPESLRLHTDDNYWTLTFPRDFFTNNTLVQLDLEREQEYWQDVTGWKLMIEEEKA; this is translated from the coding sequence ATGCCGTTAACGAACAATGAAAAAACCGAGATAAAGCCGCAAGAGTTTGCAGCTATCGACCTGGGCTCCAATAGTTTTCATATGGTGATCGCACGCGTGGTAAACGGTGCGCTTCAGGTATTGGGACGTTTAAAACAGCGGGTACATTTGGCCGATGGGCTGGACAGCAAAAATGTGCTCAGCGAAGAAGCCATTCAGCGCGGCCTGAGCTGTCTGGCGCTGTTTGCTGAACGCCTGCAAGGCTTTCCGGCAATGAACGTGTCTATCGTCGGCACGCACGCGCTGCGTCAGGCGGTCAACGCGCAGGAGTTTCTGCGCCGCGCGGCGGATATCATTCCCTATCCGATAGAGATCATTTCCGGCCATGAAGAAGCTCGTCTGATTTTTATGGGCGTGGAGCATACGCAGCCGGAAAAAGGCCGCAAGCTGGTCATCGATATCGGCGGCGGTTCTACAGAGCTGGTTATCGGTGAAGATTTCGAACCGATGCTGGTGGAAAGCCGTCGAATGGGGTGCGTCAGCTTCGCACAGCAGTTTTTCCCGAATGGTGAAATCAGCGAAGCCAACTTCAAGCGCGCCCGACTAGCCGCGGCACAAAAGCTGGAGACGCTGTCCTGGGAATACCGCATATACGGCTGGAAATTCGCCCTCGGCGCGTCTGGAACGATCAAAGCCACGCACGAAATTCTGGTGGAGATGGGAGAGAAAGACGGCCTGATTACTCCCGAGCGGCTAGAAATGCTACGCACACAGATCTTGCAGTTTAAGCACTTCAAAGCGCTGAGCCTGCCGGGCCTGTCCGAAGATCGTCAGTCGGTGCTGGTGCCCGGTCTGGCTATTCTGTGTGGTATTTTCGATGCGCTGGCAATCAAAGAGCTACGCCTGTCCGATGGCGCGCTGCGTGAAGGTGTGCTGTACGAAATGGAAGGGCGTTTCCGCCATCAGGATATTCGTATCCGTACCGCGCAGAGCCTGGCGACCCATTACAATATCGACCGTGAGCAGGCGCGACGCGTGCGGGAAACCACGCAGCAGCTTTATGCACAATGGGCAGAGCAAAATCCTAATCTGGTTCATCCACAGCTTGAAGCTATTTTGAACTGGGCCTCCATGCTGCATGAAGTTGGATTGGGTATTAACCATAGTGGCATGCACCGCCATTCTGCCTACATTTTGCAAAACACTAACCTGCCCGGCTTCAATCAGGAACAGCAGCTTGTGCTGTCCATGATCGTGCGATTGCACCGTAAAGCGATCAAGCTGGAAGAATTGCCGCGGTTGAATCTGTTCAAAAAGAAACAGTATTTGCCCATGGTGCAGCTTTTGCGCCTTGCCACGCTGTTGAATAACCAGCGTCAGGCAACGACAACGCCGGAATCGTTACGGTTGCATACCGATGATAACTACTGGACGCTGACGTTCCCACGCGACTTCTTTACCAATAACACGCTGGTACAGCTGGATTTGGAACGGGAACAGGAATACTGGCAGGACGTCACTGGCTGGAAGCTGATGATTGAGGAAGAAAAAGCCTGA
- the pstA gene encoding phosphate ABC transporter permease PstA — MKRWFRSGRPWVWLTASSISISLLAMLAIIVLLAGQGMRYLWPQPVWLLTLQPEQGTQRALIGEIYAEQTLSRQQLEQAGLSPSSEDAETRYLIKIGQREIHGQSFRTLLSRDIVRFDKPADILVLKRTNNGTAYGYLAGMLEGEQPLVATDLPATLQHRIEQVQGLLAKTQAIRMGEMAKINQQFETLRLEEKKRQQSKTLDNQALARLQAERIELQRRFDELSRQLTSLNQDINRDTVQLRDANGRVHLIPLRDIEQAWYPNAMSLWEKASHWGAQAKYMLVHYSPDSNSAGHLFPAIFGTVLMVVLMSIVVMPLGVIAAVYLHEYAGKNSLTRWVRIAVVNLAGVPSIVHGVFGLGFFVYLIGGTLDQLFYSEALPNPTFGTPGLLWASLTLALLTLPVVIVATEEGLSRIPMSVRHGSLALGATKAETLWHVVLPMAVPAMMTGLILAVARAAGETAPLMLVGVVKSVPVLPIDDIFPYLHLERKFMHLGFQIYDLAFQSPDVEAARPLVYITALLLVLIVVGLNLAAIGIRHVLREKYRSLSL, encoded by the coding sequence GTGAAGCGCTGGTTCCGTTCGGGAAGGCCCTGGGTGTGGCTGACCGCGTCGTCAATTTCCATTAGCCTGTTGGCGATGCTGGCAATTATCGTACTGCTGGCCGGGCAGGGCATGCGCTACCTGTGGCCACAGCCCGTCTGGCTGCTGACGTTACAGCCGGAACAGGGTACGCAACGTGCGCTGATAGGGGAAATTTATGCCGAGCAGACGCTGTCGCGCCAGCAACTGGAACAGGCTGGTTTGTCCCCTTCGTCTGAGGATGCTGAAACACGCTATTTGATCAAAATTGGCCAGCGTGAAATTCATGGGCAGAGCTTTCGCACGCTGCTGTCGCGCGACATTGTTCGCTTTGATAAACCCGCCGACATTTTGGTGTTGAAGCGGACGAACAATGGCACTGCCTATGGTTATCTGGCTGGCATGCTGGAGGGCGAGCAGCCGCTGGTGGCAACGGATCTTCCCGCCACCTTACAGCATCGCATCGAGCAGGTGCAGGGATTGCTTGCGAAGACGCAGGCCATCCGTATGGGAGAGATGGCGAAGATCAACCAACAGTTTGAGACGCTGCGGCTGGAAGAGAAAAAGCGGCAGCAGAGTAAGACGCTGGATAATCAGGCGTTAGCCCGTCTTCAGGCTGAGCGCATTGAACTGCAACGCCGCTTTGATGAACTGTCGCGCCAGCTAACCTCACTCAATCAGGACATTAATCGCGATACCGTGCAATTGCGGGACGCGAACGGCCGCGTCCATCTTATTCCGCTCAGGGACATTGAACAGGCCTGGTACCCTAACGCGATGAGCCTATGGGAAAAAGCCAGTCACTGGGGCGCTCAGGCGAAATACATGCTGGTGCACTATTCGCCGGACAGCAACAGCGCTGGCCACCTTTTCCCTGCCATTTTTGGCACAGTGCTGATGGTGGTGCTGATGTCTATCGTGGTGATGCCGTTGGGGGTGATTGCCGCGGTTTATCTGCATGAATACGCAGGGAAAAATAGCTTAACGCGCTGGGTGCGGATTGCCGTGGTCAATCTGGCTGGGGTCCCTTCCATTGTGCACGGCGTGTTCGGGTTAGGCTTTTTTGTTTATCTCATCGGTGGCACGTTGGATCAGCTGTTTTATTCCGAGGCGCTGCCGAATCCGACGTTTGGTACGCCGGGGCTGCTGTGGGCGTCGCTGACGCTGGCTCTGCTGACGCTGCCGGTGGTGATTGTGGCGACGGAAGAAGGGCTGTCGCGCATTCCAATGTCTGTGCGCCACGGTTCACTGGCGTTGGGAGCCACCAAAGCCGAAACGCTGTGGCACGTCGTGCTGCCGATGGCGGTTCCTGCGATGATGACGGGCTTGATCCTCGCCGTGGCGCGCGCCGCAGGAGAAACCGCGCCGCTGATGTTGGTCGGCGTGGTGAAGTCGGTGCCGGTGTTACCGATTGATGACATTTTCCCTTATTTGCATCTTGAGCGAAAATTTATGCATCTGGGATTCCAAATCTACGATCTGGCGTTCCAAAGCCCAGACGTCGAAGCGGCAAGGCCGCTGGTGTACATCACCGCACTGCTGCTGGTGTTGATTGTTGTTGGGTTGAACCTTGCAGCGATTGGGATTCGCCATGTTCTGCGTGAGAAATATCGTTCGTTATCACTCTGA
- a CDS encoding L-serine ammonia-lyase translates to MVSVFDIFKIGIGPSSSHTVGPMKAGKMFTDDLVNRALISSVTRIVVDIYGSLSLTGKGHHTDIAIIMGLAGNLPDSVNIDSIPAFIQQVKDTQRLPMLNGQYEVSFPLESSLRFQPENLPLHENGMTIRAYNQQELVYSKTYYSIGGGFVVDQENFGKPNLAEESAPYPFFSAQKLLQHCHDHCLSLSAIVLKNEIAMHGREALEHYFADVWKTMQDCMHRGMNTEGVLPGPLRVPRRASALHRLLFINDRFSNDPMDAMDWVNMFAMAVSEENAAGGRVVTAPTNGACGIIPAVLAYYDRYVQPVTPESYLRYFLASGAIGMLYKMNASISGAEVGCQGEVGVACSMAAAGLAELLGANPEQVCIAAEIGMEHNLGLTCDPVAGQVQVPCIERNAIASVKAINAARMAMRRTSEPRVSLDKVIETMYETGKDMNAKYRETSRGGLAIKVVLCE, encoded by the coding sequence ATGGTCAGCGTATTTGATATCTTCAAAATCGGTATCGGCCCGTCCAGTTCTCATACTGTCGGCCCAATGAAAGCGGGTAAAATGTTCACCGACGATCTGGTGAACCGCGCGCTTATCTCATCGGTGACGCGTATTGTCGTTGATATTTACGGCTCGCTTTCCCTCACGGGGAAAGGGCACCATACCGATATCGCTATCATTATGGGGCTCGCGGGTAATCTGCCGGATAGCGTAAATATCGATAGTATTCCGGCGTTTATTCAACAGGTGAAAGACACCCAGCGTCTGCCGATGCTCAACGGTCAGTATGAGGTCAGCTTCCCGCTGGAATCCTCCTTGCGTTTCCAGCCGGAAAACCTGCCGCTGCATGAAAATGGCATGACCATTCGCGCCTATAACCAGCAAGAGTTGGTCTATAGCAAAACGTATTACTCCATCGGGGGCGGATTCGTCGTCGATCAGGAAAACTTCGGCAAACCAAATCTGGCTGAAGAAAGCGCGCCCTACCCGTTCTTTTCTGCCCAGAAACTGCTGCAACACTGCCACGATCACTGCTTGTCTTTATCCGCCATCGTCCTGAAAAACGAGATTGCGATGCATGGTCGGGAAGCGCTTGAGCACTATTTTGCCGACGTATGGAAAACCATGCAGGACTGCATGCATCGCGGCATGAATACGGAAGGCGTATTGCCCGGCCCATTACGCGTTCCCCGTCGGGCATCAGCGCTGCATCGCCTACTGTTCATCAACGATCGTTTTTCTAACGACCCGATGGACGCGATGGACTGGGTGAACATGTTTGCGATGGCCGTGTCGGAAGAAAATGCGGCTGGCGGACGCGTCGTCACCGCACCAACTAACGGCGCATGCGGCATTATTCCTGCCGTGCTGGCTTATTACGATCGTTACGTGCAACCGGTCACCCCGGAATCTTACCTGCGTTACTTCCTGGCATCCGGCGCTATCGGCATGCTCTACAAAATGAACGCCTCCATTTCCGGTGCGGAAGTGGGCTGTCAGGGAGAAGTCGGCGTGGCCTGTTCGATGGCGGCAGCCGGTCTGGCTGAGCTACTCGGCGCGAACCCTGAACAGGTATGCATCGCGGCGGAAATCGGCATGGAACATAATCTGGGGCTGACATGCGACCCGGTAGCGGGTCAGGTTCAGGTGCCGTGCATTGAACGCAACGCTATCGCCTCCGTGAAGGCAATCAACGCCGCCAGAATGGCAATGCGCCGTACCAGCGAACCACGCGTATCGTTGGATAAGGTCATTGAAACCATGTATGAAACCGGCAAAGACATGAACGCCAAGTACCGTGAAACCTCTCGCGGGGGACTGGCGATTAAAGTTGTTCTATGTGAATAA
- a CDS encoding YfgG family protein, with protein MSTLTHKRRLSIRPRRSGSRIARAVLLISFIILLGRFAYSTITAFGHHQDKQQQRAEQLLLPANVLVNQKE; from the coding sequence ATGTCCACGCTTACCCATAAACGACGATTATCGATACGCCCGCGACGAAGTGGCTCTCGGATCGCCCGTGCCGTTTTACTCATCAGCTTCATTATTCTTTTAGGCCGCTTTGCTTACTCCACCATCACCGCGTTTGGTCATCACCAAGACAAACAGCAACAGCGTGCTGAACAATTACTGCTTCCTGCCAACGTACTCGTCAATCAGAAAGAGTAG
- the ppk1 gene encoding polyphosphate kinase 1 gives MGQDKLYIEKELSWLSFNERVLQEAADKSNPLIERMRFLGIYSSNLDEFYKVRFADLKRRILINEEQGLDGNLRHLLGKIQARVLKTDQIFDSLYNELLLEMARNQIFLVNERQVSPNQQEWLRDYFRQHLRPHITPILIFNETDLVEFLKDNYTYLAVEIIRGDEISYALLEIPSDKIPRFVNLPAEAPRRRKTMILIDNILRYCLDDIFKGFFDYDALNAYSMKMTRDAEYDLVTEMESSLLELMSSSLKQRLTAEPVRFVYQRDMPDAMVAMLLDKLGISSYDSVIPGGRYHNFKDFISFPNVGRANLVNKPLPRLRHTGFNNFRNGFDAIRERDVLLYYPYHTFEHVLELLRQASFDPNVLSIKINIYRVAKDSRIINSMIHAAHNGKKVTVVVELQARFDEEANIHWAKRLTEAGVHVIFSVPGLKIHAKLFLISRREGENIVRYAHIGTGNFNEKTARLYTDYSLLTADERITNEVRRVFNFIENPYRPVSFEHLLVSPQNSRDKLYQLIDTEIENALANRDAGITLKVNNLVDKGLAEKLYQASSAGVKINLLVRGMCSLIPNLPGISENIQVISILDRYLEHDRVYVFNNGGDKKVYLSSADWMTRNIDYRIEVAVEILDPILKNRVLETLDILFSDTVKARVIDKESSNRYVSRGNKRKVRAQNAIYDYIKALEQPGDKPE, from the coding sequence ATGGGTCAGGACAAACTCTATATAGAGAAAGAATTAAGTTGGTTATCCTTTAATGAACGAGTACTTCAGGAAGCAGCAGATAAAAGCAATCCGTTAATCGAACGTATGCGCTTTCTGGGCATTTACTCCAGCAACCTTGATGAATTTTATAAAGTCCGTTTTGCCGATTTGAAAAGACGTATTCTGATTAACGAAGAGCAAGGTCTGGACGGCAATCTGCGACACCTTTTAGGCAAAATTCAGGCACGTGTTCTCAAAACCGATCAAATCTTCGATAGCCTGTACAACGAACTGCTGCTGGAGATGGCGCGTAACCAGATTTTTCTGGTCAACGAACGTCAGGTTTCCCCGAATCAGCAAGAGTGGCTGAGAGATTACTTCCGACAACATCTGCGCCCACACATCACGCCAATACTGATCTTTAACGAAACCGATCTGGTGGAGTTCCTGAAGGATAACTATACCTATCTTGCCGTCGAGATTATTCGTGGCGATGAGATCAGCTACGCGCTGCTGGAAATTCCTTCGGATAAAATACCGCGCTTCGTCAACCTGCCAGCGGAAGCACCGCGCCGTCGTAAGACCATGATCCTCATCGATAACATTCTTCGTTACTGTCTGGATGATATCTTCAAGGGCTTCTTTGATTATGATGCGCTGAACGCGTATTCCATGAAGATGACGCGCGATGCAGAATACGATCTGGTGACGGAAATGGAATCCAGCCTGCTGGAGCTGATGTCTTCCAGCCTGAAGCAGCGCCTGACCGCCGAACCGGTACGCTTCGTCTATCAGCGCGACATGCCGGACGCGATGGTCGCCATGCTGCTTGATAAACTGGGTATCTCTTCCTATGACTCCGTCATACCCGGCGGACGTTACCATAATTTCAAAGACTTTATTTCGTTCCCGAACGTCGGACGCGCCAATCTGGTCAACAAACCGTTGCCCCGCCTGCGGCACACCGGATTCAACAATTTTCGCAATGGGTTCGATGCAATCCGTGAGCGCGATGTGCTGCTCTATTACCCGTACCACACCTTCGAGCACGTATTGGAACTGCTGCGACAAGCCTCTTTCGACCCTAACGTGCTGTCCATCAAAATCAATATTTACCGCGTCGCCAAAGACTCGCGCATCATTAATTCGATGATCCATGCGGCACACAACGGCAAGAAAGTGACGGTCGTGGTCGAGCTACAGGCGCGCTTCGACGAAGAGGCGAATATCCACTGGGCCAAACGCCTGACGGAAGCCGGTGTACACGTTATTTTCTCAGTGCCAGGGCTGAAGATTCACGCCAAACTGTTCCTGATTTCCCGCCGCGAAGGGGAAAACATCGTGCGTTACGCGCACATCGGCACCGGTAACTTCAACGAAAAAACCGCCCGTTTGTATACCGACTATTCGTTGCTGACCGCCGACGAACGCATTACCAACGAAGTCCGTCGCGTCTTCAACTTCATTGAAAACCCCTACCGCCCGGTCAGCTTCGAGCACCTGCTGGTGTCACCGCAAAACTCCCGCGACAAGCTTTATCAATTGATCGATACCGAGATCGAAAATGCGCTGGCGAATCGTGATGCAGGCATTACGCTTAAGGTAAATAATCTGGTGGATAAGGGGCTGGCAGAAAAGCTGTATCAGGCTTCCTCTGCGGGCGTAAAAATCAATCTACTGGTACGTGGCATGTGTTCACTTATCCCTAATTTACCGGGGATCAGTGAAAATATTCAGGTCATCAGTATTCTTGACCGCTATCTGGAACACGATCGGGTGTATGTCTTCAACAACGGCGGGGACAAGAAAGTCTACCTCTCTTCCGCAGACTGGATGACACGCAACATTGATTATCGCATTGAAGTCGCAGTGGAAATCCTGGATCCCATTTTGAAAAACCGCGTGCTGGAAACGCTGGATATTCTGTTCAGCGATACGGTGAAAGCCCGTGTCATTGATAAAGAGTCGAGCAACCGCTATGTCTCACGCGGCAACAAGCGTAAAGTACGCGCGCAAAATGCCATTTACGACTACATCAAGGCGTTGGAGCAACCTGGAGATAAGCCTGAATAA
- a CDS encoding helix-turn-helix domain-containing protein — MKFSTMNEGEIITELCRRIKDSRIQQRLSQVDLAERAGLGIATIKRAEMGESITLSSLLSILRGLNRLHQIEGVLFDAEVESFHAQISGEKKQTPLRIRKKAATFPAKALTKHENIKKPANSTVDWYIAAAENNIVWSLPESDKK; from the coding sequence ATGAAATTCAGTACCATGAACGAAGGCGAAATTATTACCGAGCTGTGCCGGAGAATAAAAGACTCCAGAATTCAGCAACGTTTATCGCAGGTCGATCTTGCTGAACGGGCAGGGCTGGGGATCGCAACGATCAAGCGTGCGGAAATGGGAGAATCCATTACGCTCAGCAGCCTGCTCTCCATTCTGCGCGGATTAAATCGTCTGCATCAGATTGAAGGCGTGCTCTTCGATGCCGAAGTGGAATCCTTCCATGCGCAGATTAGCGGTGAGAAAAAACAGACGCCGCTGCGTATCAGAAAGAAAGCCGCGACCTTTCCTGCCAAAGCGCTCACCAAGCATGAAAATATTAAGAAACCCGCTAACAGCACGGTAGATTGGTATATCGCGGCGGCTGAAAACAACATTGTCTGGTCGCTGCCTGAAAGCGATAAAAAATAA
- the pstB gene encoding phosphate ABC transporter ATP-binding protein PstB, with amino-acid sequence MGFMTQKEMAPLPDVHQLSDEQTTLTVEHLNLYYGDKQALNDISIRIPRNQVTALIGPSGCGKSTLLRCFNRMNDLVDDCRTEGDIWLNGMSVNDPQLDVATLRRRVGMVFQRPNPFPKSIYENVIYGLRLQGLRDRRFLDDAVERALRAAALWHEVKDRLSDNALTLSSGQQQRLVIARAIAIEPEVLLLDEPTSALDPISTLVVEELMGTLKQHFTLVLVTHNMQQAARVSDYTAFINQGKLIEYNRTDDLFTSPTQRRTEDYITGRFG; translated from the coding sequence ATGGGATTTATGACACAAAAGGAGATGGCACCGCTGCCTGATGTTCATCAACTGAGTGATGAGCAGACGACGTTAACCGTGGAGCATCTGAATCTTTACTATGGCGACAAGCAGGCACTGAACGATATTTCGATTCGCATTCCGAGGAATCAGGTGACGGCGCTGATTGGGCCGTCGGGCTGTGGTAAATCCACGCTGTTACGCTGCTTTAACCGCATGAACGATCTGGTGGATGACTGCCGCACCGAAGGTGATATTTGGCTGAATGGTATGTCTGTCAACGACCCACAGCTGGATGTTGCCACGTTGCGCCGTCGGGTCGGTATGGTTTTTCAACGACCGAATCCGTTTCCCAAGTCGATCTATGAAAATGTGATTTATGGCCTGAGATTGCAGGGGCTACGCGATCGCCGCTTTCTGGATGATGCCGTTGAGCGTGCGCTACGTGCGGCGGCACTGTGGCATGAGGTAAAGGATCGTCTGAGCGACAACGCGCTAACGCTATCCAGCGGGCAGCAGCAGCGTTTGGTGATCGCCCGGGCGATCGCCATTGAACCGGAAGTGTTGTTGCTGGACGAACCGACCTCCGCGCTCGATCCCATTTCGACGCTGGTTGTCGAGGAACTGATGGGAACGCTAAAGCAGCATTTCACGCTGGTGCTGGTGACGCACAACATGCAGCAGGCCGCTCGCGTGTCGGATTACACCGCGTTTATCAATCAGGGCAAACTGATCGAATACAACCGTACGGACGATCTGTTTACCTCTCCGACGCAGCGCCGCACGGAGGATTATATTACTGGTCGATTTGGGTGA
- a CDS encoding ABC transporter permease subunit gives MVNTGNTSQYRDRRRAWIDRLVHRIVAGSGLLVLAMLLLIFFYLLYVVTPLFLSPTVNGQKTVPRQGAEPSLALGLSDNGQIGFRIDSQGYGEFISFAENQPMSRIQLVPALSLLAQSQGERQVYALSQPDGRLVFVQPVLSRTENRSPVWDYPLGEQAYSLGLPAQPLRYLAVAAVGEKQVVVAAIGQENALIIADIDKNGVRQRAQITLPAGTVSQLLLTPDGQQVYLLSGKTLTLWQVGANALTLREERQLQLAEPLHLALLSGGRSLLVQAADGRISQWFDVPGEKGVTLTETRQFPHVVGESVLLATEMQRRVFATLSAQGELSLFASKQSHALLTQTLPAHAQTLAFSPRGSALLVETAQGWHRYRVDNPYPDIGWHGLWQKLWYENYPEPAYIWQSTSADDSYQAKFSMMPLMLGTMKAAIYAMLFATPLALSAAIYTACFMSPTLRRWIKPTLEIMGALPTVVVGLIAAIWLAPHFATYLSAILVMPILWMLAVLGCGWLIECLPTRWRVRFPAGWDVLFLIPTILLTFVVGCWLAPRMENWVLGQPLYQWLGDDFVQRNTLVAGVALGFALIPLIFSLAEDALFSVPARLSQGSLALGATAWQTLWCVVLPSASAGIFAALMLSFGRAVGETMIVLMATGNTPIMDEGLLQGLRSLAANIAIEMPEAVTNSGHYRVLFLTALTLFVFTFIVNTLAETIRQRLRQRYRDEGENA, from the coding sequence ATGGTAAACACAGGCAACACATCACAGTATCGGGATCGTCGGCGAGCGTGGATCGATCGCTTGGTTCACCGCATTGTTGCGGGCAGTGGGCTGCTGGTGCTGGCTATGCTGTTGTTAATCTTCTTCTATCTCCTGTATGTGGTGACGCCACTGTTTCTTTCGCCCACCGTTAATGGCCAAAAAACGGTGCCACGCCAGGGTGCAGAACCGTCGCTGGCGCTGGGGCTTAGCGACAACGGGCAAATCGGGTTTCGCATCGACAGTCAGGGCTATGGCGAGTTTATCTCGTTTGCGGAAAACCAGCCCATGTCGCGTATTCAACTGGTTCCCGCGTTGAGCCTACTGGCGCAGAGTCAGGGTGAGCGACAGGTTTATGCCCTGAGTCAGCCTGATGGCCGTTTGGTTTTCGTTCAGCCTGTGTTATCGCGTACGGAAAACCGTTCTCCTGTCTGGGATTATCCGCTGGGTGAGCAGGCGTATTCGCTGGGTTTACCTGCGCAGCCGCTGCGTTATCTGGCAGTGGCGGCAGTGGGTGAAAAGCAGGTCGTTGTGGCGGCGATCGGGCAGGAAAATGCCTTGATTATTGCCGATATTGATAAAAACGGCGTGCGGCAACGTGCACAGATTACGCTTCCGGCGGGTACGGTTAGCCAACTGCTGCTGACACCCGACGGGCAGCAGGTGTATTTGCTCAGCGGTAAGACATTAACGCTATGGCAGGTGGGGGCGAACGCGCTGACGCTGCGGGAAGAGCGTCAGTTACAGTTGGCGGAACCGCTGCATCTGGCGCTGTTGTCCGGTGGACGATCGCTACTGGTGCAGGCTGCTGACGGGCGGATTAGCCAATGGTTTGACGTTCCGGGTGAAAAGGGCGTGACGCTGACAGAGACCCGTCAGTTTCCGCACGTTGTGGGAGAGTCGGTGTTGTTGGCAACGGAAATGCAGCGGCGCGTCTTTGCCACATTGAGCGCACAGGGTGAGTTGTCGTTGTTTGCCAGCAAGCAGTCGCATGCGCTGCTGACGCAGACATTACCGGCTCATGCACAAACGCTGGCGTTTTCGCCGCGCGGTTCAGCTTTGCTGGTTGAAACGGCGCAGGGCTGGCATCGCTATCGGGTTGATAACCCGTATCCTGATATTGGCTGGCACGGGCTGTGGCAAAAGCTGTGGTACGAGAACTATCCGGAGCCTGCCTACATCTGGCAATCCACGTCGGCGGATGACAGCTATCAAGCCAAATTCAGCATGATGCCGCTGATGCTGGGCACGATGAAGGCCGCGATTTACGCCATGCTGTTTGCCACGCCGCTGGCGCTGTCCGCGGCGATTTATACCGCCTGCTTTATGTCGCCGACGCTGCGACGCTGGATTAAACCCACGCTGGAAATCATGGGCGCGCTGCCGACGGTGGTTGTCGGTTTGATTGCGGCCATTTGGCTGGCCCCGCATTTTGCGACCTATCTGTCCGCGATTCTGGTCATGCCGATTTTATGGATGCTGGCCGTGCTCGGCTGCGGCTGGCTGATTGAATGCCTGCCGACGCGCTGGCGCGTGCGTTTCCCTGCGGGCTGGGACGTGCTATTCCTCATTCCCACGATCTTGCTGACATTTGTGGTCGGCTGTTGGCTTGCGCCGCGAATGGAGAACTGGGTGCTGGGGCAGCCGCTGTACCAGTGGCTGGGTGATGATTTTGTGCAACGCAATACGCTGGTGGCGGGCGTTGCTCTTGGCTTCGCGCTGATCCCGCTGATTTTTTCGCTGGCGGAGGATGCTTTGTTCAGCGTACCGGCTCGTTTAAGTCAGGGATCGCTGGCGCTGGGGGCGACGGCGTGGCAAACCCTGTGGTGCGTCGTGCTGCCGTCCGCCAGTGCCGGGATTTTCGCCGCGCTGATGCTGAGTTTTGGCCGCGCGGTGGGGGAAACCATGATTGTGCTCATGGCGACGGGCAATACACCGATTATGGATGAAGGTCTGCTCCAGGGCCTGCGTTCGCTGGCGGCGAATATCGCTATCGAAATGCCGGAAGCGGTGACGAACAGCGGTCATTATCGGGTGCTGTTCTTAACGGCATTAACGCTGTTTGTTTTCACGTTCATCGTGAATACGCTGGCTGAAACTATCCGGCAGCGCTTACGCCAACGCTACCGTGACGAAGGAGAAAACGCGTGA
- a CDS encoding DUF2274 domain-containing protein — MSTTKKLRLGPLPKTESMKLTFACPASLKADLDRYAALHAQAYGEAVDATTLIPHMLEAFIAGDRGFRKGSAGKVAPPKPS, encoded by the coding sequence ATGAGCACGACCAAGAAACTGCGGCTGGGGCCGCTGCCCAAGACCGAGAGCATGAAGCTGACCTTTGCCTGCCCGGCCAGCTTGAAAGCAGACCTCGACCGCTACGCCGCGCTGCACGCGCAGGCGTATGGCGAGGCGGTCGATGCCACGACGCTGATCCCGCACATGCTGGAGGCGTTCATCGCTGGGGATAGAGGATTCAGGAAGGGTAGTGCGGGTAAGGTCGCGCCACCAAAACCAAGCTGA
- a CDS encoding YjfB family protein: MDVSQIASLATDLSNMRTSSEASALVLKKALDSQEAVALGILQALPPLPANPAIGRNVNTTA, translated from the coding sequence ATGGATGTATCACAGATTGCATCACTCGCGACCGACCTCAGCAACATGCGTACCAGCAGTGAGGCCAGCGCGCTTGTGCTGAAAAAAGCGCTCGATAGCCAAGAGGCTGTTGCTTTAGGTATTTTGCAGGCATTACCACCTCTGCCAGCAAACCCGGCGATTGGGCGTAACGTCAATACCACGGCGTAA